The Sesamum indicum cultivar Zhongzhi No. 13 unplaced genomic scaffold, S_indicum_v1.0 scaffold00109, whole genome shotgun sequence genome contains the following window.
CCTTCCCCTCACAGCATCAATCTTCGTCGTTAGCAAGCTAACAATCTCTTTTAACTGATCTCCTGACAAACAGTTATACCTTCCGTCCCACTTAGGGTACTTGGCCTCTCTCATCTTTTTCCTCAACTTATTGAGTTCTTCTTCAGTTCTCTCCGTCTGATCCTTGAAAAAGGCTGACAAATTGTATGTCCTGGACCTGCAGTCACAACCTGATCTTGACTCGTAGGAATGGGTCAAGCTTGCTAACAGTTCATGGCCATTTTTCGGCCAGATTGTTGGCTCGTTTGCTTCATTATTTTGTGCTGGCAAGTAAACAATCATGCCAATGTCGACTCCACAGAGAGTAGAAAGTTCATCAGCCGCCTTCTCTAGacctttctttctcctttcaaAGGCCGCAACTCGTGCTTTTTCACTGCTTATCAGTTCCAGGCGCAATTTTGCCCGCACCATCTTCGCACACACGAAATAATCAGTTTCTTACCTTTCTATCTTAGACAGTAAAACAGGATCACTTGGGAAAACTTGTACAATAAATTGTTCTACGTATTGAAGATTTGCAGAATTTTTGGCACAATGTTAAAcaatggaagaagaaaaaagataaaaaagaaatagggTAAATCAATCCTCAACTCCTGAATTCTATCCCAAATATAAAGCCATGAAAACATAAACCAAGAAGATTGACAGATAACAGAAAGAAATATGTCAAAACTACACCTTTAGGatgattttaacttttattttttctccaattcaATGTAGAAAGTAGCTTATGACAATACGTGTACTTTTAGACAGGAGAGGTTTAAGGTTTCGTTGATAAGAAGACAGCCCAGAGACGAATTAAGATTCGACCTACCATATTTGTGCTCAATCTTTGAAGATTTGATTCACATGTCAATTTTCAAACTGTTAAGTATTTATTACCATATAATGGGAAAGATTGACTATTCACACAAGAAAAGGGACCTTTCAAAGTTGAGGAAAAAACCCAAGCAATTATTCTTTAACCCACCGGCCTCcatgttgaaaatatatgtatatatatatatatatatcattgtgtttgattttgttttttaagttttttgttttgaaaataaaaagagaaaaatagagattaattaatatgtatatagcATAAAATGTATGTCAGGAGTTGTTCTTagaagtaatttaaaaattttaaaataagtggggTATATTTATTCTTGGGATTTAATAGACATAAGTGTTCATTCTcgaatcatatttattttatatatttatatatatgtattgtttGTGAGTGGAATAgattaaatagtatttatgttaattaattatattttagatttttaatttaataaataattaaatgcactaTAACAATGTGTTAAAAATACTTTCATCATTCATTATATTCAgagtgataaattttaatagataattcaactaataaattattttacttaactGTGTAGTACTGGTATATTGttatgtacttttttttaaaaatttacaattagaaaatatttgagtacaaaatatttaaataattaaacttaaataatttttatagtcaattttttctaatttattatccTAGTCGGCACGATGCAGAGGAGAAGAAATAGGgctgaataaattaaaaaaacaaaaaagttgaaaacacaattttgaaggtgtaaaaaaattaaagcaaacGTATAGGGAATGGGCACATTCACAATGAAAGCCAAATAAACAAGAGAACTGACATCGGACTTGAAGATTACAGCATTGCACTGCCTCCCCTCCACAACAACACTTAACAGCAAACCAAAAGCGGGAAACGCTCACAACCAAACAAGCATTCTAGGCCATACCCACATACACATAACTAGGACACAATAAGAATCTATTAACATTCAGATTTCATTTCTCTGCCACATGAACAAACATACTGAAATTAACCAACACAGCAGAACCCAAAGATGCACAGCTgagatttcaaataataatctaTCTAAATGAGAAGAAGAACCAGAAAAAGTAGTATTATAGGAAAGCTTCAAAGATTAGTCATTGGTAATTTCAGCTCAAAAAGGAGTCAAATATTACTATGATCCAATACAATGCAAATCAAAACCCTAAACCACAacattaactaaaaatataaaaacccAAACCCTTAACTCCtgaaaacacacaaaaaattaattcttgctCCATTTTCAGAAGATGGGGTTGGGTAAATAGAGAAATTCAAATATNNNNNNNNNNCCTTGCATACCTCTGGTTCCTCAAAAACTTGGGATCCATCTAACAAAATTCaggaaagaaggaaaagaaaactcCCTATCAATACACACAACATAAACAAAAGAGATAAACAAGACACAAGTAAAAGGTACCCCTTTGGTGGAGGTGTGGCGATGGCGCTTGGGCTTCTTGATGCCGTTCTTGTGGGCCTTGTACGATTGGTTGTGCGCAGTGTGATTCTTCGACTTCGCCATTTCTGTTGTCTTCTCGGTTCTGATACAGAAAAACAGATACGGattcagaaaaagaaattcaattcaaaGAGATCGAACAACATCGTGTACGCATACAACACACACATTACAGTGTTGATGCGTCGCTGAGTTTTACCAGGATGAAGCAGCTGGCGACGCAGTTGTGGAAGGACACTGATGAGTTTTGCTTTGTTTTATCAAGTTGTGTAACCCTAGCTATGTGGTGTCTGAAATGACGAATTTGTCCTACAATTTTGGGCTGGAACAGAATCCAAAATGGGCCTTGCCATCTGTGAAAGAATTGggcttttcttattttcatcaaCCTAACTTCAAAGTAATGGGCTCATCGGATCTTAGATCTCCGAAGCCCAAATTCTTCTGTAATCTTGACGCCTGAGGCCCAAATCTGGCCCACGTAGAATTCAAAGCCTATAATTCTTACTTCATACCAAGTCAAAACTGAACAAGTAAAAACACAAAGACCCAAATAAGAGAactatttcatattatattttatcaagaaaaaggcATAAAAGGAGAATCAAATCtcgaaattttttatttggatcgaatttgatttcatctaaattaattatacaataattataatatatttgttgtataatttataaaaagagataattatactctcttTTCTAAGttttcgtgtaattatacgtaaactttctatggtttaaaaaattacatctagcaccctttatgtttgcttccatttaacaaataagttccttttgttagacaaaattcatcaaatttattgatgtcaacaaaaaaataattaaaaaaatattgatatttacccccaattgacttattactaacttattacagatcaaataaatcttcttatgaccaaaatatttcactgtggagggacttatttattagacggaagcaaatttcagaggtgttagatgtaatttcccaaaaCACATGAattctacatgtaattacaccaaatctcaagaaagggaagtgtaattaatcctaaaaaaattgactaatGACAAATGTGATACcgaatatatcatatttattatataattaatttgatctgATTAAACATAACttaagttatatattttcattgaattttgagatcctaaataaaaaatataaaaaattgatccaCGTGTAAGGCGTGGTCAAATTTGTCATAATCCAAGAAAGTAGAGTAGCCAATAACAATATGGACTTTTGTATTTTGACCACAAGTAGAAACATGAAGCCTTCTTGCAGTGTGAGTGCTTGCACCTTATACTTTTCTACAACTCTTGCCTCGAACATTGAATCAaccaatcacacaataaatatatcatatttattatgtagttgtttattttttttaattatacattaattatataattggtattttatatttgtcatatgatcgatttaaatttatccGAGTCAGGTCCGAGGTAGAATTACCCGGTCCATGACTATCCTCATCTTGCTATGACGCTTCTCATCCAATAACAATCCTCCACGTTGTTCAAAACCATTATAAACCGGCTGACTCTAGTTGTCCACCCCTCCACGTAGTCACTCCGCTACTTTTTCAGCCGGTAGTCAGTTCTTTGTCTCTTTTATTCTTCGGTTTGTTCTTTTCCATTTATGGTTTCTTCTTGTTCACCTACTGCTTTCAGAGCTAAGTTCTGTTGAATTCTCCAACTGGGTTTTCGTtgattgattttcttcttaaaaGGGAGAGGAGAGAAAAAAGGGGCAAAAAGAAGAATGTTTCTTTTGGATTGGTTTTATGGAATATTAGCAACCTTGGGATTGTATAAGAAGGAGGCAAAGATTTTGTTTTTAGGTCTTGATAATGCTGGCAAAACCACCTTGCTTCAAATGTTGAAAGATGAGGTCACAATGCTATATtcttcatttaaatatattgattttactGTAATTTCAAGATTATGTATGCTGTTCAGCCTATCATGTAAGTTTGCATCATGATGCATGAATTTGAGAAGTCAGTACCCTGCTTTTTACTATTTGATTATGTATCTGAGCAGCTAAACTTTTCTTGGATGCAAtaagtgtttgtttttttgctCAATTctagtttatttttctgaatccTGGTATTTTCAAGCATGTTTCATGTTGTCTTCATGAATTATATGATGGTGTGAGTTCTGGTGCAGAGGCTGGTGCAACACCAACCAACTCAGTATCCAACGTCAGAGGAGCTGAGTAttgggaaaataaaattcaaagctTTTGATTTGGGCGGTCACCGAATTGCTCGAAGAGTGTGGAAGGACTATTATGCTAAGGTTAATATTCctaaattattcaaaacaaaattctaaCTGCAGCTCCTGCCTCTTGATCATGGGGGGCTGAGGCATTCATGGCTTTGAATATGGCTCATAATCTTATCTGTGATGTAATGTTTATTGAAAGCACACTGTTTAGTATGTTCAGAAGTTGCCATGCTACTTGATGCTAGTTAGATTGTTTTCTGACCTTACATTAGTTGAATTATTAACTTTATCGGTAAACCATTGAAGCTTTTGTCATATGGTCTGTCTGGTGATTGGGATATTGTCAGAAGGgtaaattttatgaacatATACTCTGAAAGATATATGTTGTGGTGGTTTTATTGTATTTCATGCTTGGTTATTTTCATGGTTCaagtattgtaaatttttttagctGACTTTCAAGAAGTTGGTAGAAGTTACTTCaaaatccttttcttctttacttTTCAAAGAATGCTGTATAGCGTTGGAACTACCTATGGGAGAAGAAGGTCAATACCAATACACATCCCACTACCTACCCTTCAGCTCTCATCCCCACCAACCCAAAGACAGAAAAATTTTtcagagaaaaaaataaggacCCTCTGTCTTTGTTTTGTGTAACTACTTCTGGTGCGAAGTCTGAGTGATTTCCTTTCTTGTGCTTGTTTGttgatttcatttcttgatctAGCAACTTATTCTGTGTATCCATTTCACGGTATATGTTTTAGGTTGATGCTGTGGTGTATATTGTTGATGCATACGACAAAGAACGTTTTGCTGAATCGAAGAAGGAACTGGATGCACTTCTATCGGATGAGGCATTAGTAAGCGTACCATTTCTCATTCTGGGGAACAAGATCGATATACCCTATGCTGCTTCAGAGGATGAGCTGCGTTATTACATGGGTCTGACTGGTCTCACCACCGGTAAAGGTAAGGTTAATCTGGCTGACACCAATGTTCGACCGATTGAGGTTTTCATGTGCAGCATTGTCCGCAAAATGGGGTATGGTGAGGGCTTCAGATGGGTGTCTCAGTACATTAAGTAGCCATGCGTAAAGAGAAGAACATATTGCCGTTGGAGGAAGGAGCTTTTCTTAGTCGTAACTGCAAGTTTGATGAATGTATGTGTTCAGTTTGTCTTGAAGTGGAGCTAACACACAGTTGAATGCTTTCTAGGAAATAGCGAAAAGTCAAgaactaaatattttaataaattactacATTGAAGTTTAGACAATTTTGAGTTTGGAAACATACAGATGTAGATGTTTGATGTGTATTTCCTGTTTTCTTTTAGTACATAGAAAAGAATTAACTGAAGAAATTGTTTAATATTCCAAGTTTATCCCCATCCATTTGTGAAAACTCCGGAGGCGCAGCATGCATGGCAATCAAGGGGCATATGATTCTAGGATTAACAAGGTCACAACTATTTATAGCTAAGAACTATATAGACATGTCTTCAATACATCACTGGCACCCATCAATACATAAGACCCCAGTAACAAATTGGACCAAGATTCGAACACAAAGATATATactaaaaagtaaaaactaCCAGGAATTTCAGGAAAACCTCAGATACTAgtgaagaacaagagaaaatcAGTAGTAATCACCTCGCATTTTCATTGAACTTGTAGGAAGAGGTGAAAATCAAGCACCTacttaaaacataaaaaatttacaaatttacaCAACCACCATGCTAAAACATATAAGCCTCCAGCGAAATCTTCTAGATATCCTAAATGGTGTCACTGTATACGAACGCAGCATCTTTAAGGAATGGCAGTTGAGCGAAGTTTCCATTAGAATAGTTCGTGCTTCCTTTTCTCTTATCCCATTTGGAGATCAGGATGGAGAAGTCCTTCATATTCCAGCTGCACAGATCATAAATTAGTGACAGACTTAACTTTGAAGAATGACATAATAATAGAAGAACCGTCTACCTTTGCTTTATTATGTTCTAACTTCATCCTTCTATAAGCTTCTTGTGCTTGCTTCGACCGAAACATCGCCTGAACCCTTACGACGGATTGCTCAACACGCTCTTCAGCTTGTTTCCTGCTAGCTTGGAAGAAGTCCTCTTCCACATCACTCTCTTCATTGGGCTCTCTGGGAGTTTCAGCAGGTTGAACCTGAAGCCCACGGAAGCCTTTTCTCTTCAGCCGCCATCGCAGTATTGCTTTCTCTAGGACCCCAACTGACCAAACAATTTTACGGTACTGCCTCCTGACTTGGAAACCTCTGAACATAGCCTGCAGTAGAGAACCCAAGTCAGACGCTTTCCAGCAGAAACTTGATATCCttatattcaaattacaaCTATGCCAAGTTCTTCAATCCAGATAATCTTCTttttattggatgaaaaaagaaaaatgttttgGTTTATCCTGTACTACTAATTCTCATAGTATCCAGCAACCAAATCTCGACTATTGAGCCATGTGCTCGTGAAACATATCTGGAACCGAGTTACCctgtaaaagaagaaaaagagaaccAACCATATTTAGCTCACTTACTTGAATTTTAATGGCCTGCCGACGCATGTTAAGGAATTCCTTCCTGATCTTCCAAGTACGAAATCTGTGCTGGATTCTAGCAGCAGCCACGATCTTTTTGCGTGTCTCATAATTGCGGAAAGCATGCTGGATCTTCATTGCTGCAACTATGTTTCGTGCTTCAAGCTCTGGATTTGAGGATTCAACTACTTTTGTCCGTATTTTGAGTGAGTGCTCCCTGAATGCAGTCTGTATCCGTGCAGCTGCATCAGCAGCTGTTCGGTAAGCCGCGAGGGTATCCTTCAGATACAACTCGTCCTCACTGAAATTTCCAGGGTTCACCGTCTCGTTTGTGGTAGTTTGCAGCGATCCGCTAACATTTCCAGCCAATGTCATATCATCAAATTGGGCAACTAAAGCTTTCTCAGCAAGATAAGCTGCCAAACCATCATAACCATTTTTAGAAGCAAGATCATGAGCACTGCACCCCCCAGGATTTTGTGAGGTCGGATCTGTGACTAAATTTGGCTTTGCTCCAGCAGATAAAAGGGTTGCCACCATTTTCTCCCTGAATATTTAAGATAACTTAATACATCAAAACATACAAAAAGAATTCACTGATTAATGATTAAGATTTTTAAACAATACACCAACAGTGCTGAAATTTCCAATTATTGGTCTTTTGTAATTAGACAAACTCAATCCCCAAGAAACCAACAATGAAGTTGCCTATACAATGCAGCATAGACCCAACAGAACCTGGGAATAGGGAAGATGAAACTTTTATAGATCCAAACAACAGACAATTGTTTTAAGATGTCagcataaaataaagtttggcAAATTAAGCATCGACGATTCCTTGAGAATTCAGTACTGTACCTTCCATAATACGCAGCCCAATGTAGAGCGGTCCATCCAAATTTGTCTCGATAATCCAATGATAAGCCAGACCATGAATATGGGTAAACAGCCCATGTATAGCCAAGGATGGAACACAAATGAATTACACCTAGACCTTGTTCATCACGTTCAGAAATTTTACACCCTGCTACCACTTTTTCTAGTAACCATTCTTGTAGTCTATTCTGTAAAGTCAACTCAAACAATTTATCTTTTGCCTGGGGAAAGGACATTTTGGTATCTTCAATCACTTTGGCCATATGCAACCAACCATCAGAGATATGTGAGGTCTTCTGAGCAAAAGCTTTGGCTTCCTTTAAAGCGGTTGGGGATAATTTAGTGGAATAAATACTCAGGCCCTTGGATGATGAAAACAATAAATGAGCAAGCCTCATCTGAAGTTGGAATTCTTCCCAATCAGTTTTATTCTCAAATGAAACTGTGCCAGGCTGTACAGGAGCACGGATTTCAAAAGTTAAGACCTGGCTGATAGGTTTATGCCCGTCAAAAGTGATATACAGATTCCCTAGTTTAGGAGCTTGCGGCGGAATTAAACAACGAAAGACTCCTGCTTGGACAACGTCTACCGGAAGTAAAGAATCTCCACATGCAAGATACAATTTGGATTCTGAGTAGGGTAGCTGTCCTTCATTAAAAAAGCCAACTACCAAGATCTGCATGACAATTACTGGGTCAACAAACTgttatctaaaataatttctatatcCCGTCCCAGGTTATATTCCAAGTTGATTAATGCCACTACAGATAAAGTTTACATATTAACTGTTAAACAAGACAACTTTCTTACTTCCTTTTAGCGCAAGATGGCGCAACATGTatataatcaaacaaaaatgtcTTTCTAGTCCTGAGAGATTTTCACACTGCATACAAATATCAACTCTATCTCATTGTTTGAACATTCCCATCAACCTTCATTTAGTGGCATGATTGTTGGTTTCCAAAACAGCTACTGTCCTTTTGACTCTTAGAGTTAATTATTCGTAAACAAGGCTGTATTTTCAAATGTAAATTATGGGAAGTATACCAACAGAAGAGAGCAAATAGTAAGGTAAACAGCAGTGGTGAAACAAACCTTTGTTTCTTCAGTTGAAAGAGCCCATGCAGGTGAGACATCTGTTATTGTGAATATCGGGCCCAGCGGAGATGAGTCATGACTATCCATCAGTGGATATGTGGAAGACTGGTGGCCAGCTAAATTTGAGGATTCCAGAGTGTGATCATCCACTGATTCTGGGGATTCAGCAATAATGTGTGTCACCCACCTTCCAAAACTGTCCTGTGATTGCAAACCGTCTTTGCCAAGATTATACAAAGAACCAGCTCCACCTGATGGCATAAGTCCAGAAACCATAGTCTCTGAATTGACAATCGTATCTTGTTCCACTGTCTGGTAGGACATATTGTTGGGAGAGGTATAATTAATGGAACTCCTCCCAGCAACTGGTTCAGAAAAACTGTTGGTAGAACATTCTGGGGACACCTTATTATTTGATGGGGCATCATCCTATAATCAAACAGTTACAGTAATTCTTTATCAAAAAAAGCAGGCATCAAGTAGTTCATTCTTGAAATTGACCAGGTATAGATCAGGCATATGACCATTTTTGGTTGTTTGATGAagttaaagaaacaaaaagaaaaattacacaacaGGGTAGCAGAACAACATTGTTGCCATTCTAGTCTTAAGTTATTTACATTAAGAGACGTAACAACAATCTATAGGCATAAGACAATAGATTATGTTAAGATGAACTTGGGTGGACATCTCCAGCAAACCAAACATGAGAAGATCACCTTGAGCAAGGAATGAAATACCAACTGTATAAAGGATGAAAAGTCTTATACTGTACATGCTTAAAGCAAAAAAGGTCTGCTGCCACATTCTTACAGATGCATAGGGAATGTTTATGCATCAAGCCAGTCCATGCAAACAAATTCACATATTTAGCTCATATATTAACTGAACTACCTGAAGTTTTGTGTCATATTTAGACACACCTTGATCAAATGATTTACATTATTTCTAATGCATCAGAACGGACCTTCATAGGTACAGCAGGGAGcatttattatcatattagGAGGATTGGAATCCCTATTAGATACACAGAGAGAGAACCACGTCCACTTACATTAATTCTGTAACTGTTCATCTGATACTGATTTTGCAACTCAAAGCCTGCAGTTGTTCCTGCACCAAGAAAATTGCAtgcataagaaaataaaaataaaaaactaagcAATTAGCAAATTCTCAAGAATATGGACATAAGGGGTTGCACCTTGTTGTCGTGTAATCAGTCTGTGGGGATCATCTGGCACCAAAAGCTCATCCCATTCAAGCGTATTTATCTCATAGAGCCTCTGTTCATGATGTTTAACGGTCACACTGTCATGACACTCTGGAAACCATAGAGAACTTGATTATTAGCCGTGCCGGCAAGAACTCCATATGAAATCCTTTGGGTTCAACTTTATATTCTTTATGTAGGACATATCCCCACCTTTGTAAATGACAAAGATATGACACACTTATACAATCTTGGAAATTGAACAGTCTGTTACCACAAAATGGTTGCaactctttttaattataatagcTAGTAACTTTAGACTTTCTGAAAGGGCTGATCTCTTCCCAAGAGAACCAGACGTGTTAAATCCGAGTGGTAAAGCAAATTAACTTTgcacaaattttaaatcaccTAAATATGAACCGGTGCTGCCATAATATACTCGGTCTACTGCAGAATCAGATTCTTCGGACATAGGCCAAGTAGCAGACAGGTCAGAGCCAGCAGAATTAGAGTTGGAGTTCACAGGTGTGGCTGGGGAACCCTGCAACTGCGTCAAAGGGTAACCAAAATTAGGTGCAAAATCATATTTGTAACTTCAGATGTGCGACATTGATTAGAGTAAGTTTATGTTGCAAAATGGTCTCTGAAAAACGGAAAAAAGAGGAGAGAATGATAATTTTACCAAACACTAGATCTTTGTTTCTGAAACCAGATACTCCTTATGAGGATTAGTGGGTCTTGGAGAAGTTGAAATCATACATGACATACaagcaacaaaaagaaatggcAGAAGAGACAGGAAGACCATAACCATCCTCCAATTACAGCAATTCAAAGACTGTGCAAATACTGATATCACGTTGATGGTTCCCAAAGTAAAACTTCCGGAGAGAGTGATTGAGAAATGATTCAAGCTTGGATGACATCTTTCATGGAATATATTCGAATACGTACCCAG
Protein-coding sequences here:
- the LOC105178906 gene encoding GTP-binding protein SAR1A, coding for MFLLDWFYGILATLGLYKKEAKILFLGLDNAGKTTLLQMLKDERLVQHQPTQYPTSEELSIGKIKFKAFDLGGHRIARRVWKDYYAKVDAVVYIVDAYDKERFAESKKELDALLSDEALVSVPFLILGNKIDIPYAASEDELRYYMGLTGLTTGKGKVNLADTNVRPIEVFMCSIVRKMGYGEGFRWVSQYIK
- the LOC105178907 gene encoding calmodulin-binding transcription activator 5 isoform X4, producing the protein MRFMPYSVTTSGTIVLFDRKMLRNFRKDGHNWKKKKDGKTVKEAHEHLKVGNEERIHVYYAHGEDNPTFVRRCYWLLDKSLEHIVLVHYRETQELQGSPATPVNSNSNSAGSDLSATWPMSEESDSAVDRVYYGSTGSYLECHDSVTVKHHEQRLYEINTLEWDELLVPDDPHRLITRQQGTTAGFELQNQYQMNSYRINDDAPSNNKVSPECSTNSFSEPVAGRSSINYTSPNNMSYQTVEQDTIVNSETMVSGLMPSGGAGSLYNLGKDGLQSQDSFGRWVTHIIAESPESVDDHTLESSNLAGHQSSTYPLMDSHDSSPLGPIFTITDVSPAWALSTEETKILVVGFFNEGQLPYSESKLYLACGDSLLPVDVVQAGVFRCLIPPQAPKLGNLYITFDGHKPISQVLTFEIRAPVQPGTVSFENKTDWEEFQLQMRLAHLLFSSSKGLSIYSTKLSPTALKEAKAFAQKTSHISDGWLHMAKVIEDTKMSFPQAKDKLFELTLQNRLQEWLLEKVVAGCKISERDEQGLGVIHLCSILGYTWAVYPYSWSGLSLDYRDKFGWTALHWAAYYGREKMVATLLSAGAKPNLVTDPTSQNPGGCSAHDLASKNGYDGLAAYLAEKALVAQFDDMTLAGNVSGSLQTTTNETVNPGNFSEDELYLKDTLAAYRTAADAAARIQTAFREHSLKIRTKVVESSNPELEARNIVAAMKIQHAFRNYETRKKIVAAARIQHRFRTWKIRKEFLNMRRQAIKIQAMFRGFQVRRQYRKIVWSVGVLEKAILRWRLKRKGFRGLQVQPAETPREPNEESDVEEDFFQASRKQAEERVEQSVVRVQAMFRSKQAQEAYRRMKLEHNKAKLEYEGLLHPDLQMG
- the LOC105178907 gene encoding calmodulin-binding transcription activator 5 isoform X1, with translation MENTGVRGRFVGSEIHGFRTLEDLDVGNMMEEAKARWLRPNEIHAILCNHKYFTVYVKPVNLPKSGTIVLFDRKMLRNFRKDGHNWKKKKDGKTVKEAHEHLKVGNEERIHVYYAHGEDNPTFVRRCYWLLDKSLEHIVLVHYRETQELQGSPATPVNSNSNSAGSDLSATWPMSEESDSAVDRVYYGSTGSYLECHDSVTVKHHEQRLYEINTLEWDELLVPDDPHRLITRQQGTTAGFELQNQYQMNSYRINDDAPSNNKVSPECSTNSFSEPVAGRSSINYTSPNNMSYQTVEQDTIVNSETMVSGLMPSGGAGSLYNLGKDGLQSQDSFGRWVTHIIAESPESVDDHTLESSNLAGHQSSTYPLMDSHDSSPLGPIFTITDVSPAWALSTEETKILVVGFFNEGQLPYSESKLYLACGDSLLPVDVVQAGVFRCLIPPQAPKLGNLYITFDGHKPISQVLTFEIRAPVQPGTVSFENKTDWEEFQLQMRLAHLLFSSSKGLSIYSTKLSPTALKEAKAFAQKTSHISDGWLHMAKVIEDTKMSFPQAKDKLFELTLQNRLQEWLLEKVVAGCKISERDEQGLGVIHLCSILGYTWAVYPYSWSGLSLDYRDKFGWTALHWAAYYGREKMVATLLSAGAKPNLVTDPTSQNPGGCSAHDLASKNGYDGLAAYLAEKALVAQFDDMTLAGNVSGSLQTTTNETVNPGNFSEDELYLKDTLAAYRTAADAAARIQTAFREHSLKIRTKVVESSNPELEARNIVAAMKIQHAFRNYETRKKIVAAARIQHRFRTWKIRKEFLNMRRQAIKIQAMFRGFQVRRQYRKIVWSVGVLEKAILRWRLKRKGFRGLQVQPAETPREPNEESDVEEDFFQASRKQAEERVEQSVVRVQAMFRSKQAQEAYRRMKLEHNKAKLEYEGLLHPDLQMG
- the LOC105178937 gene encoding 60S ribosomal protein L29-1, which codes for MAKSKNHTAHNQSYKAHKNGIKKPKRHRHTSTKGMDPKFLRNQRYAR
- the LOC105178907 gene encoding calmodulin-binding transcription activator 5 isoform X2, whose translation is MENTGVRGRFVGSEIHGFRTLEDLDVGNMMEEAKARWLRPNEIHAILCNHKYFTVYVKPVNLPKSGTIVLFDRKMLRNFRKDGHNWKKKKDGKTVKEAHEHLKVGNEERIHVYYAHGEDNPTFVRRCYWLLDKSLEHIVLVHYRETQEGSPATPVNSNSNSAGSDLSATWPMSEESDSAVDRVYYGSTGSYLECHDSVTVKHHEQRLYEINTLEWDELLVPDDPHRLITRQQGTTAGFELQNQYQMNSYRINDDAPSNNKVSPECSTNSFSEPVAGRSSINYTSPNNMSYQTVEQDTIVNSETMVSGLMPSGGAGSLYNLGKDGLQSQDSFGRWVTHIIAESPESVDDHTLESSNLAGHQSSTYPLMDSHDSSPLGPIFTITDVSPAWALSTEETKILVVGFFNEGQLPYSESKLYLACGDSLLPVDVVQAGVFRCLIPPQAPKLGNLYITFDGHKPISQVLTFEIRAPVQPGTVSFENKTDWEEFQLQMRLAHLLFSSSKGLSIYSTKLSPTALKEAKAFAQKTSHISDGWLHMAKVIEDTKMSFPQAKDKLFELTLQNRLQEWLLEKVVAGCKISERDEQGLGVIHLCSILGYTWAVYPYSWSGLSLDYRDKFGWTALHWAAYYGREKMVATLLSAGAKPNLVTDPTSQNPGGCSAHDLASKNGYDGLAAYLAEKALVAQFDDMTLAGNVSGSLQTTTNETVNPGNFSEDELYLKDTLAAYRTAADAAARIQTAFREHSLKIRTKVVESSNPELEARNIVAAMKIQHAFRNYETRKKIVAAARIQHRFRTWKIRKEFLNMRRQAIKIQAMFRGFQVRRQYRKIVWSVGVLEKAILRWRLKRKGFRGLQVQPAETPREPNEESDVEEDFFQASRKQAEERVEQSVVRVQAMFRSKQAQEAYRRMKLEHNKAKLEYEGLLHPDLQMG
- the LOC105178907 gene encoding calmodulin-binding transcription activator 5 isoform X3; this encodes MMEEAKARWLRPNEIHAILCNHKYFTVYVKPVNLPKSGTIVLFDRKMLRNFRKDGHNWKKKKDGKTVKEAHEHLKVGNEERIHVYYAHGEDNPTFVRRCYWLLDKSLEHIVLVHYRETQELQGSPATPVNSNSNSAGSDLSATWPMSEESDSAVDRVYYGSTGSYLECHDSVTVKHHEQRLYEINTLEWDELLVPDDPHRLITRQQGTTAGFELQNQYQMNSYRINDDAPSNNKVSPECSTNSFSEPVAGRSSINYTSPNNMSYQTVEQDTIVNSETMVSGLMPSGGAGSLYNLGKDGLQSQDSFGRWVTHIIAESPESVDDHTLESSNLAGHQSSTYPLMDSHDSSPLGPIFTITDVSPAWALSTEETKILVVGFFNEGQLPYSESKLYLACGDSLLPVDVVQAGVFRCLIPPQAPKLGNLYITFDGHKPISQVLTFEIRAPVQPGTVSFENKTDWEEFQLQMRLAHLLFSSSKGLSIYSTKLSPTALKEAKAFAQKTSHISDGWLHMAKVIEDTKMSFPQAKDKLFELTLQNRLQEWLLEKVVAGCKISERDEQGLGVIHLCSILGYTWAVYPYSWSGLSLDYRDKFGWTALHWAAYYGREKMVATLLSAGAKPNLVTDPTSQNPGGCSAHDLASKNGYDGLAAYLAEKALVAQFDDMTLAGNVSGSLQTTTNETVNPGNFSEDELYLKDTLAAYRTAADAAARIQTAFREHSLKIRTKVVESSNPELEARNIVAAMKIQHAFRNYETRKKIVAAARIQHRFRTWKIRKEFLNMRRQAIKIQAMFRGFQVRRQYRKIVWSVGVLEKAILRWRLKRKGFRGLQVQPAETPREPNEESDVEEDFFQASRKQAEERVEQSVVRVQAMFRSKQAQEAYRRMKLEHNKAKLEYEGLLHPDLQMG